A stretch of Candidatus Zixiibacteriota bacterium DNA encodes these proteins:
- a CDS encoding S8 family serine peptidase, translating to MIKQFHVLLWGLAALSVGLSGSAQGVVFPGRPVNSSHGARIPGVLIVNFEPDVRPQAKSSQSGVTGLVSVDILGSIYNFNSYRELFPGSDPMKAPQGAPDLTGFYVFELDPTLDLDQAAADLLADPNVRAVEYDFYAYILREPNDPTFPLMSNLKNGLDRDIDAPEAWDRGVGTPTVVLADTDTGVLYEHPDLIDNIWVNPGEDLDGDGVVFDADDINGIDDDGNGYVDDLIGWDFVSSGSAVWPGEDGSVADHDPKDFNGHGTHTSGTFAAVTNNGIGVSGIAGGFGGGEPGCKIMCLRMGYSFDDGGSENGRTHMSYVANAFRYAADNGAVAINYSFGSSDGGGIEAATDYAIAAGLIISASAGNDGNSSFGYLQSREDVLCVASTTSSDTKSGFSNIGVEVDVSAPGSSIRSTVSNHYSPSYAAYSGTSMAAPHVVGLVGLMKSLNPLLTREEMIDRIINTADNIDALNPTYAGLLGSGRVNAFNAVDNIASVDFDATPRVGPAPLEVDFADLSLTAATAWTWDFGDGDSAAAQHPTHTFAPGMYDVSLRISTDVGDGLKVRTDFVAALAETLRVADVESDAGVPVAVEVRLTNNLPVSKILLPINATHVSPTATARMDSIRTTGCRTEGFGLQQNVFNNMLFGQVAMLMRADGAPELPPGDGPIAKIWFRINAGANSGEPVVITTDPVGDGVYELELTSAGFTYAAESYGGSLTPPLLIGDFNFDGIHNVFDVVALIDVVFRSGALPDPAAIADTNCDGMYNVFDVIRLIDTAYRAIPPPTCP from the coding sequence ATGATCAAGCAGTTTCATGTGTTGTTGTGGGGGCTTGCGGCGCTGAGCGTAGGGCTGAGCGGCAGCGCCCAGGGAGTCGTGTTTCCCGGACGGCCCGTCAACAGTTCACATGGTGCGCGCATCCCGGGTGTGCTCATTGTCAATTTTGAACCCGACGTGCGGCCACAGGCAAAAAGTTCGCAATCCGGCGTGACCGGTCTCGTGTCGGTCGACATTCTGGGGAGTATCTACAACTTCAATTCGTACCGGGAGCTGTTCCCTGGTTCCGATCCGATGAAAGCGCCCCAAGGTGCGCCGGACCTGACCGGCTTTTATGTCTTTGAATTGGATCCAACACTGGATTTGGACCAAGCGGCCGCCGATCTGCTCGCCGATCCGAATGTGCGTGCGGTCGAATATGACTTCTACGCGTACATCCTGCGCGAGCCGAATGATCCGACATTCCCGCTGATGTCGAATCTGAAGAACGGACTTGACCGCGACATCGACGCGCCGGAGGCATGGGATCGCGGCGTCGGTACGCCGACTGTGGTGTTGGCCGACACGGATACCGGGGTGCTTTACGAGCACCCCGATTTGATCGACAACATCTGGGTGAATCCCGGGGAAGATTTGGACGGGGACGGCGTCGTGTTCGATGCGGACGATATCAACGGAATCGACGACGACGGCAACGGCTACGTGGACGATCTGATCGGCTGGGACTTTGTTTCTTCAGGGAGTGCGGTATGGCCGGGTGAAGATGGATCGGTTGCCGACCATGACCCCAAGGATTTCAACGGGCACGGCACGCACACCTCCGGCACGTTTGCCGCCGTCACGAACAATGGAATCGGTGTCAGCGGTATCGCCGGCGGTTTCGGAGGCGGTGAACCGGGATGCAAGATCATGTGTCTGCGCATGGGGTACTCGTTCGATGACGGCGGTTCGGAAAACGGCCGGACCCACATGAGCTATGTGGCGAATGCGTTTCGGTACGCCGCCGACAACGGGGCCGTGGCGATCAACTACAGTTTCGGCTCCTCCGATGGCGGCGGCATCGAGGCCGCGACGGATTATGCGATTGCCGCCGGGCTGATCATATCGGCATCGGCCGGAAACGACGGCAACTCATCGTTTGGCTATCTGCAGTCGCGCGAGGACGTGCTGTGCGTCGCCTCGACGACGTCATCGGACACCAAGTCCGGCTTTTCCAATATCGGCGTGGAGGTCGATGTCTCGGCGCCGGGGTCGAGCATCCGCAGCACGGTTTCCAATCACTACAGCCCCAGCTACGCCGCATACAGCGGCACGTCGATGGCCGCGCCGCACGTCGTCGGCCTGGTCGGGCTGATGAAATCGCTGAACCCGCTGTTGACGCGCGAGGAGATGATCGATCGCATCATCAACACGGCGGACAACATCGACGCCCTGAATCCGACTTATGCCGGGTTGCTCGGCTCCGGACGCGTCAATGCGTTTAATGCCGTGGACAATATTGCCAGCGTCGATTTCGACGCGACGCCGCGTGTCGGGCCCGCTCCATTGGAGGTCGATTTCGCCGATCTGTCGCTGACGGCGGCGACCGCGTGGACCTGGGATTTCGGCGATGGCGACTCGGCCGCGGCCCAGCATCCGACCCATACGTTCGCTCCGGGGATGTACGACGTCAGTCTGCGCATCAGCACGGATGTCGGCGACGGGCTCAAAGTGCGGACCGACTTCGTCGCCGCGCTCGCCGAAACGCTCCGTGTCGCCGATGTCGAATCCGACGCCGGTGTACCAGTCGCGGTGGAGGTCCGTCTGACGAACAATCTGCCGGTCAGCAAAATCCTGTTGCCGATCAACGCCACGCATGTCTCGCCGACCGCCACGGCGCGGATGGATTCGATCCGGACGACCGGCTGCCGCACGGAGGGATTCGGGCTGCAGCAAAACGTCTTCAACAATATGCTCTTCGGACAAGTCGCGATGCTGATGCGCGCCGACGGTGCTCCGGAGTTGCCGCCGGGCGACGGGCCGATCGCGAAAATCTGGTTTCGCATCAATGCCGGCGCCAATTCCGGCGAGCCGGTCGTGATCACGACCGATCCGGTCGGTGACGGCGTCTATGAACTGGAGCTGACGAGCGCCGGCTTCACCTACGCCGCCGAATCGTACGGAGGGTCACTGACGCCGCCATTGCTCATCGGCGATTTCAATTTCGACGGCATCCACAATGTGTTTGACGTCGTGGCACTCATCGATGTGGTGTTTCGGTCGGGGGCTCTGCCTGACCCGGCCGCAATCGCCGATACGAACTGCGACGGGATGTACAATGTCTTCGACGTCATCCGGTTGATCGACACGGCGTACCGCGCGATTCCTCCGCCGACGTGCCCATGA
- a CDS encoding tetratricopeptide repeat protein, with translation MNTPAPQTSSPVNRVVLWCVGSFAALHIVTIRVPSVWTWSVDYFSDVSGMLAAALAAVVALSMVPFVSDGVDRLVAAISRTRHANPIALSILGLLFFGLRSRALAYGDGYTVAGYFADGAFPKLAAQLITHPLDLGVHWAVHRIIVGPAGGTVQTTFALMSAVAGVFAVWAVVRISRALGGDPSHRRLIICGALASGTTALWFGHVEVYSLAAAASAWALAFAFESFRLAARMRWAWAAWIIACALHMVSLVIGPALLYAQWVRGPSDASSRRLRPWAALSGGLLICGLGAAVASIFSDTHIFVRWWPSAQFGYAAFSPAHVSDVINLILFLSPMGVIGLVVWVFARRWPAPSAVVGKSVDPGRTVLAVAAAGGFCFAFWIDPMLGGFRDWDLMAQLGIPLSLWGATVVIGRPRRRIENRAWVAVAALALLHVGGFVATTRSEVGAALRVDRLVRDDVHYSSDFQRAERRLSWSRILDDRLGLYDLAIEHLRYRAALKADDPNSWANLGSAYRHAGQDDSAAACLQRAIDIDSSRAEWNRNLGLLWFELGEMARAEPPLRRVCRDGNALYSDLVRYGAVLQSLGRFDDADSVYSRAVRSAPEEYNAYAAWGGLAQRRGDTARAIALYRESIARGATVEDPYRLLTHLYQLQGRAGQALATAQSWEQTFPASAAAPFFMGTVYIVSEQYDSANAALQRAHERIPDNVLAMYYLATTYRHLGQPERSGELVRRAAQIDSTFALPYLELVYLAADAGDTAGAATAAREYVRRAPDQAGMEYLQQFLDYAP, from the coding sequence ATGAACACCCCCGCCCCGCAGACGTCATCGCCGGTCAACCGGGTCGTTCTCTGGTGCGTCGGCTCGTTCGCGGCGCTGCACATCGTGACCATTCGCGTTCCGAGCGTCTGGACATGGAGCGTCGATTACTTTTCGGACGTCTCGGGCATGCTGGCGGCGGCGCTTGCGGCGGTCGTCGCGTTGTCGATGGTCCCATTCGTGAGCGACGGTGTTGACCGGCTCGTCGCGGCAATCTCCCGAACCCGGCACGCAAACCCGATCGCGCTGAGCATCCTTGGCCTTTTGTTCTTTGGCCTGCGCTCGCGCGCGTTAGCGTATGGGGACGGTTACACGGTGGCCGGATACTTCGCAGACGGCGCGTTTCCCAAGCTGGCTGCCCAGTTGATCACGCACCCGCTGGACCTGGGAGTTCATTGGGCGGTGCACCGCATCATTGTCGGGCCGGCCGGCGGCACGGTGCAAACAACGTTTGCCCTGATGAGCGCCGTGGCCGGAGTCTTCGCGGTGTGGGCTGTCGTGCGCATCAGTCGGGCGCTGGGCGGGGATCCGTCGCACCGCCGCTTGATCATTTGCGGAGCGCTCGCGAGCGGTACGACGGCGCTGTGGTTCGGCCACGTCGAGGTCTACAGTTTGGCCGCGGCCGCATCGGCGTGGGCATTGGCCTTCGCGTTTGAGTCATTTCGATTGGCCGCGCGGATGCGCTGGGCGTGGGCGGCCTGGATCATCGCGTGTGCCCTGCACATGGTGTCGTTGGTGATCGGACCCGCGCTCTTGTATGCACAGTGGGTGCGGGGCCCGTCCGATGCATCGTCACGCAGGTTGCGTCCGTGGGCGGCATTGTCAGGCGGGCTGTTGATCTGCGGATTGGGCGCGGCGGTGGCATCGATATTCAGCGACACTCACATTTTCGTTCGATGGTGGCCATCGGCGCAGTTCGGCTACGCGGCCTTCTCCCCGGCGCACGTCTCGGATGTAATCAACTTGATCTTGTTTCTCTCGCCGATGGGCGTGATCGGGCTCGTCGTGTGGGTGTTCGCACGGCGATGGCCCGCACCGAGCGCCGTAGTGGGGAAGTCGGTCGATCCGGGGCGCACGGTATTGGCGGTCGCTGCGGCGGGCGGATTCTGTTTTGCCTTTTGGATCGATCCGATGCTGGGCGGATTCCGTGATTGGGATCTGATGGCGCAGCTTGGCATCCCTTTGTCGCTGTGGGGTGCGACGGTTGTGATCGGCCGGCCCCGGCGACGAATTGAGAATCGGGCGTGGGTCGCCGTTGCGGCGCTGGCGCTTCTGCATGTCGGGGGTTTCGTCGCCACCACGCGCTCCGAGGTGGGAGCGGCATTGCGCGTCGACCGGTTGGTGCGCGACGATGTCCACTATTCGAGCGACTTCCAGCGGGCGGAACGGCGCCTCTCCTGGAGCAGGATATTAGATGACCGGCTCGGCCTGTACGACCTGGCGATCGAGCATCTCCGGTATCGGGCCGCGCTCAAGGCCGACGATCCGAACTCGTGGGCGAATCTGGGCAGCGCATACCGTCACGCGGGGCAGGACGACAGCGCAGCGGCATGCCTGCAACGCGCCATCGACATCGACTCGTCCAGGGCGGAATGGAACCGCAATCTCGGCTTGCTGTGGTTTGAATTGGGGGAGATGGCACGGGCGGAGCCGCCGCTGCGGCGAGTCTGCCGCGACGGGAATGCGCTGTACTCCGATCTGGTTCGGTACGGAGCGGTGCTGCAGAGTCTCGGGCGGTTTGACGACGCCGACAGCGTTTATTCCCGCGCGGTCCGATCGGCCCCGGAGGAGTACAACGCATACGCCGCATGGGGCGGGCTGGCGCAACGGCGTGGCGATACGGCGCGGGCCATCGCATTATACCGGGAGTCGATTGCGCGCGGGGCGACCGTCGAGGATCCGTATCGCCTGTTGACCCACCTGTACCAGTTACAGGGACGGGCCGGGCAGGCGCTGGCGACGGCCCAATCATGGGAGCAGACATTCCCCGCTTCGGCCGCGGCGCCGTTTTTCATGGGCACGGTCTACATCGTTTCGGAACAATATGATTCGGCCAATGCGGCGCTGCAACGCGCGCACGAGCGAATCCCGGATAATGTGCTGGCCATGTATTATCTGGCGACTACGTACCGACATCTGGGACAACCGGAACGTTCCGGCGAGTTGGTTCGCCGTGCCGCGCAGATCGACTCGACCTTCGCCCTCCCCTACCTTGAGTTGGTCTATCTGGCCGCCGATGCGGGGGACACCGCGGGGGCGGCCACGGCGGCGCGTGAGTATGTCCGTCGCGCACCCGATCAGGCCGGGATGGAATACCTGCAACAGTTTTTGGATTACGCCCCGTAG
- a CDS encoding S41 family peptidase has protein sequence MGTVMNERRFRLYSLFLAVCAAATIWVVGSGEATPHRDALWAQTGNETFDSDRGGSRLERETIYKYTKLLNDISYRIQSNYMDTIDTKDMVYSGIRGMLDVLDPFSVLMEQRRYDELMESTHGKYEGLGMQIDLREDTVTIIAPIEGTPAQRVGLQAGDRIIMIEGESTDGMTTEDAAKRMRGPAGTEIVITIKRTGMPEPLDYTVARAVIELKSVPYYGIIDDANSVGYLRLNKFSETTEDELEAALRDLNAQGAKSLIFDLRFNGGGLLDQAIKTADLFLEKDQLVVYTQGRDPESKRKFFSSEPPLWDPKSPLVVLVDGGTASASEIVSGAVQDWDRGLIVGNTTFGKGLVQQIFRLPETEDVALKLTTARYYAPSGRSIQKPSRATKHPRVNEEGEEIAEDDSLIIAERSEDVYYTNNGRKVYGGGGIVPDVLIERTLWKPLEINLWRQGKFFSFAVHYGASHANLPLDWWADDRVLDEFRKFLDNADFDYKTETQVELERMVESLQDDPERLAIYEDVIEQMRGLVVKEKEYSFGESGDLLKQEITRAILNQQHGERGVYESAVFRTDEYISRALQILTKSDEYAKLLTPSDKS, from the coding sequence ATGGGTACAGTGATGAACGAGCGACGTTTTCGCCTGTATAGTCTCTTTCTCGCCGTGTGCGCCGCGGCCACGATTTGGGTCGTCGGGTCGGGTGAGGCGACGCCACATCGCGATGCGCTCTGGGCGCAGACCGGGAACGAAACATTCGATTCCGACCGGGGCGGATCACGGCTGGAGCGGGAGACGATCTATAAGTACACCAAGCTTCTCAACGACATCTCCTATCGCATCCAGTCCAACTACATGGACACCATCGATACCAAGGACATGGTGTACTCGGGCATCCGGGGGATGCTGGACGTGTTGGACCCGTTCAGCGTGCTGATGGAACAGCGCCGGTACGATGAGCTGATGGAATCGACGCACGGCAAGTACGAAGGGCTGGGGATGCAGATCGATCTGCGTGAGGATACGGTCACGATCATTGCCCCGATCGAAGGCACGCCGGCGCAACGCGTCGGATTGCAGGCGGGCGACCGGATCATCATGATCGAGGGGGAATCGACCGACGGCATGACGACCGAAGACGCCGCCAAGCGCATGCGGGGTCCGGCGGGCACAGAGATCGTGATTACGATCAAACGCACCGGGATGCCCGAACCGCTCGATTACACGGTGGCTCGCGCGGTCATCGAACTCAAGTCGGTCCCCTACTACGGTATTATCGACGACGCCAATAGCGTCGGCTACCTGCGGCTCAACAAGTTTTCCGAGACGACCGAAGATGAACTCGAGGCGGCATTGCGGGACCTGAATGCGCAGGGCGCCAAGTCGCTGATCTTCGATTTGCGTTTCAACGGCGGCGGACTGCTGGACCAGGCGATCAAGACCGCCGACTTGTTCCTCGAGAAAGACCAATTGGTCGTCTACACGCAGGGACGCGACCCCGAATCGAAACGCAAGTTTTTCTCCAGCGAGCCGCCGCTTTGGGATCCGAAGTCGCCGCTGGTCGTCTTAGTCGACGGCGGGACGGCATCGGCATCGGAGATCGTCTCCGGCGCGGTGCAGGATTGGGATCGCGGGCTGATCGTCGGCAACACGACATTCGGGAAGGGTCTGGTGCAGCAGATTTTCCGGTTGCCGGAGACCGAGGATGTGGCGTTGAAGCTGACGACCGCGCGCTACTATGCGCCCTCGGGCCGGTCGATTCAGAAGCCGAGCCGCGCCACCAAACATCCGCGCGTCAATGAGGAAGGCGAAGAAATCGCCGAGGACGATTCGCTGATCATCGCGGAGCGCAGCGAGGACGTGTATTACACGAACAACGGCCGCAAAGTGTACGGCGGCGGCGGGATCGTGCCCGACGTGCTGATCGAGCGCACGCTTTGGAAGCCGTTGGAAATCAACCTGTGGCGGCAGGGCAAGTTCTTCAGCTTCGCCGTGCACTACGGCGCGTCGCACGCGAACCTGCCATTGGACTGGTGGGCCGATGACAGGGTGCTCGACGAATTCAGGAAGTTTCTCGATAACGCCGACTTCGACTACAAGACCGAAACACAAGTCGAACTGGAGCGCATGGTCGAAAGCTTGCAGGACGACCCCGAACGGCTGGCCATCTACGAGGACGTCATCGAGCAGATGCGCGGATTGGTCGTCAAGGAGAAAGAGTACTCCTTCGGCGAGAGCGGCGACCTGCTCAAGCAGGAGATCACGCGCGCGATTCTCAACCAGCAGCATGGTGAGCGCGGAGTCTACGAGAGCGCGGTGTTCAGGACCGATGAATACATCAGCCGCGCGCTGCAGATTCTCACCAAGAGCGATGAGTACGCGAAGCTCTTGACGCCGAGCGATAAGAGTTAG
- a CDS encoding IS1 family transposase, with protein MNQLTPEKRTAIIAALVEGNSIRATCRMTGVAKNTVVKLLADVGAVCSEYQHKALRNLTCKRIQCDEIWSFCYAKQKNVPADKQGCFGFGDVWTWTAMDPDTKLIVSYLVGLRNAEWGKTFMADVASRLANRVQITTDGHSVYLEAVEAAFGADVDYAMLVKLYGKEQAGEARYSPPKCIGCRRKRVSGKPEKKAVSTSMVERQNLTMRMSMRRFTRLTNAFSKKIENLEHAVALHFMHYNFCRIHQTLRVTPAMEAKVTNRVWSIADIVARLEKNETQKDSN; from the coding sequence ATGAATCAGCTAACACCAGAGAAGCGCACTGCCATCATAGCGGCCTTGGTCGAGGGAAACTCCATCCGGGCAACGTGCCGAATGACGGGTGTCGCCAAGAACACGGTCGTCAAACTGCTGGCCGATGTTGGCGCGGTGTGCTCTGAGTACCAGCACAAGGCGCTTCGTAATCTGACCTGTAAACGCATCCAGTGTGACGAAATCTGGTCTTTCTGCTACGCCAAACAGAAGAATGTGCCCGCCGACAAACAGGGGTGCTTCGGCTTCGGGGATGTATGGACGTGGACCGCGATGGACCCGGACACCAAGTTGATCGTGTCGTATCTGGTCGGGCTTCGCAATGCCGAATGGGGCAAGACCTTCATGGCGGATGTGGCGTCACGTCTTGCCAATCGCGTTCAGATCACAACAGACGGCCATTCGGTCTATCTGGAAGCCGTCGAAGCCGCATTCGGGGCTGATGTAGATTACGCCATGCTGGTGAAGCTCTACGGCAAGGAGCAAGCCGGAGAAGCCCGCTACAGCCCGCCCAAGTGCATCGGCTGTCGCCGCAAGCGCGTGTCGGGGAAGCCGGAAAAGAAGGCCGTATCAACCTCGATGGTCGAACGCCAAAATCTGACCATGCGCATGTCGATGCGTCGATTCACGCGGTTGACCAATGCCTTCTCAAAGAAGATCGAGAACCTCGAACACGCCGTAGCGCTCCATTTCATGCACTACAATTTCTGCCGGATTCACCAGACCTTGCGCGTCACTCCCGCGATGGAAGCGAAAGTGACCAATCGGGTCTGGTCGATTGCTGATATTGTGGCGCGGTTGGAGAAGAATGAAACTCAGAAAGATTCAAACTGA
- the sulP gene encoding sulfate permease — translation MLKPKLITTLQEGYSRSIFLSDLTAGLTVGFVALPLAMAFAIASGLPPERGLFTAIVAGFLISVLGGSRVQIGGPTGAFVVIVSGVAAQYGYEGLVYCTVMAGLFLIALGLFKMGGLIKFIPLPVITGFTTGIAVVIFSTQIKDLLGLHVGSVSETPVSAWIGYIRHAHTIDPTTAAIGIGTVILILGLRRLTPRIPGMLAAMILAAVVAALGDLSVETIASRFGVLPRGLPTPWFPAFDFARIRELASPAFAIGMLAGIESLLSATVADGMIGGRHRPNMELVAQGVANLGSVIFGGIPATGAIARTATNVKSGAKTPVAGIIHVLTLAALLFFFAPLAGRIPLAALAGILVVVSYDMSEIGRFLSFRRAPRSDFMVLLTTFALTVLVDLIVAVEVGVVLAALLFIRRMSEVSNVGMVTRELGEDDDEPADPNAIGSRDVPPGIEVFEIQGPFFFGAADRFQDATHFIKKPPRVVIIRMRHVPAIDATGLHVLREFHIRCRRNGTQLVLSGVHAQPLVAMQRSGLWDQIGDQNIFGNIDDALNRARDILGLPRVARPGPFVPTVAREAAGPPGE, via the coding sequence ATGTTGAAGCCAAAACTCATCACGACCCTGCAAGAGGGGTACAGCCGTTCCATTTTCCTCTCCGACCTGACGGCGGGTCTCACAGTCGGTTTTGTCGCACTGCCATTGGCCATGGCCTTCGCCATCGCCAGCGGTCTCCCTCCCGAACGCGGTCTCTTCACCGCCATCGTCGCCGGATTCCTGATATCCGTGCTGGGAGGCAGCCGCGTGCAAATCGGCGGGCCGACCGGCGCATTCGTGGTCATCGTGTCGGGTGTCGCGGCGCAGTATGGATATGAAGGATTGGTGTACTGCACGGTGATGGCCGGATTGTTTTTGATCGCCCTCGGACTGTTCAAGATGGGCGGGCTGATCAAGTTCATTCCGCTGCCGGTCATCACCGGATTTACGACCGGCATCGCCGTTGTCATTTTCTCGACACAGATCAAAGACCTCCTCGGCTTGCACGTCGGTTCGGTTTCCGAAACTCCGGTTTCGGCGTGGATCGGATACATCCGCCATGCGCACACCATCGACCCGACAACGGCCGCGATCGGCATCGGGACCGTCATTCTGATCCTGGGATTGCGCCGTTTGACCCCGCGCATCCCCGGCATGCTCGCGGCCATGATTCTCGCCGCAGTCGTTGCCGCGCTGGGCGATCTGAGTGTCGAAACCATCGCCAGCCGCTTCGGCGTCTTGCCGCGCGGGCTGCCCACGCCCTGGTTTCCCGCGTTCGATTTCGCACGCATCCGTGAGTTGGCCTCGCCCGCATTTGCCATCGGCATGCTGGCCGGGATCGAATCGCTGTTGTCGGCGACCGTTGCCGACGGCATGATCGGCGGACGGCACCGTCCCAACATGGAACTGGTCGCGCAAGGCGTCGCCAACCTCGGCTCCGTAATCTTCGGCGGCATACCCGCCACCGGCGCCATTGCCCGCACCGCCACCAATGTCAAAAGCGGCGCCAAAACCCCCGTCGCCGGAATCATCCACGTGCTCACACTCGCGGCGCTGCTGTTTTTCTTCGCGCCGCTCGCCGGACGAATCCCATTGGCAGCACTGGCGGGAATTCTCGTCGTCGTCAGCTATGACATGAGTGAGATCGGACGCTTCCTCAGTTTCCGTCGCGCACCCCGCAGCGACTTTATGGTGCTGCTGACGACCTTCGCGCTGACCGTGCTCGTCGATTTGATCGTGGCGGTCGAAGTCGGCGTCGTGCTCGCGGCGCTGCTGTTCATCCGCCGCATGTCGGAAGTCTCCAATGTCGGAATGGTCACGCGTGAATTGGGCGAAGACGATGATGAACCCGCCGACCCCAACGCCATCGGCTCGCGTGATGTACCGCCGGGAATCGAAGTGTTCGAGATTCAGGGCCCCTTCTTCTTCGGAGCGGCCGACCGGTTCCAGGATGCCACGCATTTTATCAAGAAACCGCCCCGCGTCGTCATCATTCGCATGCGCCATGTCCCGGCCATTGATGCCACCGGCTTGCACGTGTTGCGCGAATTCCACATCCGCTGCCGCCGCAACGGGACACAACTGGTGCTCTCCGGCGTCCACGCGCAGCCGCTGGTGGCGATGCAGCGCTCCGGATTGTGGGATCAAATCGGCGACCAGAACATCTTCGGCAACATCGATGACGCCCTCAACCGCGCCCGCGACATCCTCGGCCTGCCCCGCGTCGCACGCCCCGGCCCTTTCGTCCCCACCGTCGCCCGCGAAGCCGCCGGTCCCCCGGGGGAGTGA
- a CDS encoding alpha/beta hydrolase, with the protein MKRTLSSAILFGGVSVVALATSSAAVESAAWEPVAYVYSVIGSDSLHAYMFEPVADGDSGTHAAVIVFHGGGWHMGEASWSFPKARHLASLGMVAVAAEYRLSDQKAVTPLEAMADARAIFRWLRSRADEFDIDPNCIAGYGWSAGAHLAACAAIFGDTAPGDSISAAPNALVLVSPAVNLKDDGWVEKILMSRAEPGDISPADHVRAGLPPTMILIGETDTVTPLRGAQLFCDRVRAAGNGCEMRVYPKVGHLFTPSHLRDDGMPQSDPKVSAEATAAADSFLVGLGYADW; encoded by the coding sequence ATGAAAAGGACACTCTCGTCGGCAATCCTGTTCGGAGGCGTCAGCGTTGTCGCCCTTGCAACGTCGAGTGCCGCCGTTGAGTCGGCGGCTTGGGAGCCGGTCGCATACGTCTACTCGGTCATCGGAAGCGACTCGTTGCACGCCTACATGTTCGAGCCGGTCGCCGACGGCGATTCGGGGACGCATGCGGCCGTCATCGTTTTTCACGGGGGCGGCTGGCACATGGGCGAGGCATCGTGGTCGTTTCCGAAGGCGCGACACCTCGCGTCATTGGGTATGGTGGCTGTGGCGGCAGAATACAGACTCTCGGACCAGAAAGCCGTGACGCCACTGGAGGCAATGGCCGATGCGCGCGCGATATTCCGTTGGCTGCGGAGTCGTGCCGATGAGTTTGACATTGATCCCAATTGCATCGCCGGATACGGGTGGTCGGCGGGGGCGCATCTGGCAGCCTGCGCCGCAATCTTCGGGGATACGGCGCCGGGTGATTCGATCAGTGCGGCGCCCAATGCGCTGGTCTTGGTCTCCCCCGCTGTGAATTTGAAGGACGACGGCTGGGTGGAGAAGATCCTGATGTCGCGCGCGGAACCGGGCGACATCTCCCCTGCCGATCATGTCCGCGCGGGATTGCCGCCGACAATGATTCTGATCGGAGAGACCGACACGGTCACGCCGTTGAGGGGCGCGCAGTTGTTCTGTGATCGAGTGCGCGCGGCGGGGAACGGTTGCGAGATGCGCGTATACCCGAAGGTCGGCCATCTGTTCACGCCTTCGCACCTGCGAGACGATGGCATGCCGCAGTCCGACCCGAAAGTCAGCGCAGAAGCAACGGCGGCGGCGGATAGTTTTCTGGTGGGGTTGGGGTATGCCGATTGGTGA